Below is a window of Leptolyngbya subtilissima AS-A7 DNA.
ATCCTCGGCCCCATCACTCTCCTACCCCATCACCCCCGCTCCCCACTACTGCGTAACAATAAAGCAGGCCGTTTTAAGGATGCAGCACAATGACCATCGGGGTTTGGGTACTGGGCAATCAGCTCTGGCACAATCAGGCTGCACTAGCTAGCTGCGAGGGCAAAGACGCTTCGGTTCTATTCATAGAGGCTCAAACCTTTGCTGAGGCACGCCCTTACCACAAGCAAAAGCTGGTGCTGGTGTGGTCTGGCATGCGCCACTTTGCCGACGAATTAAAGAATGCGGGGTGGGCTGTTACCTACGCGATCGCCAACGACACCGAAACTGCCCTACGCAACTGGCTCAAAGCCGAGGGCATCACCGAACTGCGGCTGATGGACGCTACTGACCATCCGTTCACCGCTTGGTTGCAGGGGCTAGACCTGTCCTGCAAGCTAGTGATTCTCGACAACAACCTCTTTCTCTGGCCGGCTGAGGACTTCAACGCTTGGGCCGACAAGCGCAAGGGCCTGCTGATGGAGAGCTTTTACCGCGAAGGCCGCCAGCGCTTTGACCTGCTGATGACAGGCGACCAGCCGATGGGCGGCCAGTGGAACTTTGACAAAGACAACCGCAAGCCCCCTAAGGGCAAGCTCAACACCCCAGAGCCCCACTGGTTCGAGCCTGACGTCACCACCCAGGCTGTGATCGATAGGGTGGAAAAGCTAGAGATTTCGACCTTTGGCGAAGCTACTCCCTTTCGCTGGGCCGTCACCCGCGAGCAGGCCTTGCAAGTGCTGGATGGGTTTATTGCGGAGCGGCTCCAGACCTTTGGCCCTTACCAAGATGCGATGGTGACCGGCGAAGACACTATGTGGCATGCCCTGCTCTCGCCCTACCTGAACCTGGGCCTGCTGCATCCGTTAGAAGTGGTAGAGCGGGCCGAGGCGGCGCTGGCTGAGCATGACCTGCCGCTCAATAGCGTGGAGGGCTTTATTCGTCAGGTAATGGGCTGGCGAGAGTACATGCGCGGTCTGTATTTGCACTTTGATGCTGATTATGGCGATCGCAACTGGTTTGACCACCGCCAGCCGCTGCCCGAGTTTTTCTGGACTGGCGAGGTAGAGATGAACTGTCTGCACCAGGTAATTGCTCAGATTAGCCGCATGGGCTACGCCCACCACATTCAGCGGCTGATGATTCTCAGCAACTTTTCGCTGATTGCTGGGTTTACGCCCCAGGAGGTCAAAGACTGGTTTCACGCGGTGTTTATCGACGCCTACGACTGGGTGATGCAGACCAACGTGATTGGTATGGGTCTGTTTGCAGACGGGGGGCTGCTGGCTTCTAAGCCCTACGCTTCGTCGGCAAACTATGTGAACAAGATGAGCGACTACTGCAAAGGCTGCCGCTACAACCCCAAACAACGCACCGGGGAAGACGCCTGCCCGTTTAACTTCTTTTACTGGGATTTTCTCCATCGCCACCGCGACAAGCTGCAAGCCCAGGGCCGCATGAGCTTCATTCTCAAAAACCTGGACCGGATGGATAGCGAGGAGCTAGAGGTAATCCACCAGCAGGCCCAGGATTGGCATAAGGCCCACCCGTAACTAGAAGTTGTGTTTTGTGACGGTTTGGAAGGGCGATCGCAGCCCCCAGGGCCCTGGGGCTAAAATGCAGATTCGAGGGGTAGATGGTGATTTACCCCCGTAGCGATTGCATCCTTTGTTGAGACCCCGGTATTTGCATGGTTCAAACTGCGCCCCAGACCCCAACCGACACCCTACCCGCTGATAGCTACCTGGTAGTGGGGTTGGCCACCTGCTACCTGCGCCAAGAGGGCGAGACTATCGAGATTCAGGTGCTGGAGCCAATTCCGTCATCCTATTTAGAATCGGTGATTCAAGGGGTGCCGACCTCCTACAGCGCCATCTGTGGCACTACCATGGCCCAAGCCCTAGCGATGGAACTACCCGAGATCGCTGCGGCCCCTGCTCAACCCTGCGCCGACTATGAAGAGCGCATCTTGGCCGCCGCCCGCACCTACCAGTCTCGGCCTGCAGCGGCAGAGCTAGTGCCCGCAGGCACCCTGCGCCGCGATCTCAACTATTCCACCGAGAGAAAGCGGGTGCTCAACAGCCAGCGCAAGATTTCAAAGAACGACAACGTCAAGCAGCACAAATATACCCACGAAGTGCTGTAGGCAGGTTTTGAGTTCAAGGTATAGGGTTCGAGGTCTGGGGATGATTACAGACCTTAAACCCTGAATCCTGTACCTCATACCCCTTTAAATCGGCACAATTGATCGCTGGCAGCTGGGGCAGATGCCGTGAATCAGCAGCTGGCAATCCAAAATGTGGTAGCCGGAGCGATCGGCAGTTTTAGACCCTACCTTAAGCACCGAGTCATTTTTGAACTCGATGGTCTTGTTGCACCGCACGCAAATCAGGTGGTGGTGGTGGTGGGGGGCAGGCTGGTTAATCTCGTAGCGTTTTTGGCCCTCGGCCAGCTCTAGCTCGCGCAAGATACCCATGCGCGCCATTAGCTTGAGGTTGCGGTAAATGGTGGAGAGGCTGATGGGTTCGCCTTCTTTCTCCAGCAGGTCACACAGATCTTCGGCACTGAGGTGAGTGCTCTCAGGCAAATTTTGAAAAGTTTTGAGCATGGTCTCTCGCTGGGGAGTCATGCGCCAGCCGCGCTCGTTGAGTTCGGCTTTAAGGGCTGATGGAGTGTAAGCAGCCATGGCCTGGTTTCTCCCCGCTAGATTTCAATAACTGATCCTTAATGAGAATACTAGCGAACTTTTTGGGGTATTTGCAATAATTTTTCGCTATTGAGAATGACTCCGAAGACTGCTTTAGATGTCTTCAAGTTTGCGTTGGGCGTGGGCCGCCATAACCAAAGTGAGAGCTGCTAAAGGAGCTGTGACGGCCCGTAGAATGTGAGGCCCTAGTGAAACCGGCTGAAAACCGGCGGCGATCGCCCCCTCTACCTCAGCCTCTGTCCAGCCCCCCTCTGGCCCAGTGGCAATCACGGCAGGGCGGGTGGGATCGCTCGCTTGAGCCACCGTTAGCAGGTGAGGGGCATCGCCCCGAGCCACGCAGATCCAGCGGCTGCCCTCGCTCACCTGCTTGAGATAATTCCGCCATGGCAAAGGGGGCAAAATTTGGGGCAGCAGCAGCCGTTCCGACTGTTCGGTGGCTTCGGCGGCGATGCGCTGCCAGCGATCGAGCTTTTTGGGGTTGGGCTGATGCAGGGTGCGATCGCTAATCACCGGCTGTAATGTGCTCACCCCCAGCTCGGTGGTCTGGCGCACGACATCGTCGAAGCCGCTGCCCTTGGGTAGGGCGATCGCCAGGGTAACCGGAGCTTGGTTAGATGAGGATGGCAGAGAGAGGGGAGCGATCGCCGCCATATCTGGCTTTGCAGTCAAAGTAGCAATCCACTGCTGCCCCTGGCCGTCGAGGGCCACAAACTGCTGCCCAGTCCCCAGTCGCAGCACTCGATACAGATAGTGCTGCTGGCTGCTGCTCAGACAAAGCTGGTCAGCTACCACCTGATCAGGCTCAACCATTAATCGCTGCACCGCTTCTCCTGTTGCTTGTCACCGCCATAAACCTTATACCGTGAACCCCAAAAACTAAGGCCCCCAGCTCGAAAGCTGGAGGCCCTGGTTCTTATTAGATGTTTCAGTATAGTACGTACCCTATAGAAGCCTTAGCGGCTTATGACTAATGTAGGCGAATGTACGTAAAGAAGAAATAAGCCCTATGTGAAGTTCTGCTAATTTTCTGCGGTATTTGCCTAGGCGTCGGCGCTATCCCTTGAGCTGTGGACGTTTCATCCTTCTGCTCCAACCTAGCCCCAGAAGCG
It encodes the following:
- a CDS encoding cryptochrome/photolyase family protein; its protein translation is MTIGVWVLGNQLWHNQAALASCEGKDASVLFIEAQTFAEARPYHKQKLVLVWSGMRHFADELKNAGWAVTYAIANDTETALRNWLKAEGITELRLMDATDHPFTAWLQGLDLSCKLVILDNNLFLWPAEDFNAWADKRKGLLMESFYREGRQRFDLLMTGDQPMGGQWNFDKDNRKPPKGKLNTPEPHWFEPDVTTQAVIDRVEKLEISTFGEATPFRWAVTREQALQVLDGFIAERLQTFGPYQDAMVTGEDTMWHALLSPYLNLGLLHPLEVVERAEAALAEHDLPLNSVEGFIRQVMGWREYMRGLYLHFDADYGDRNWFDHRQPLPEFFWTGEVEMNCLHQVIAQISRMGYAHHIQRLMILSNFSLIAGFTPQEVKDWFHAVFIDAYDWVMQTNVIGMGLFADGGLLASKPYASSANYVNKMSDYCKGCRYNPKQRTGEDACPFNFFYWDFLHRHRDKLQAQGRMSFILKNLDRMDSEELEVIHQQAQDWHKAHP
- a CDS encoding Fur family transcriptional regulator — its product is MAAYTPSALKAELNERGWRMTPQRETMLKTFQNLPESTHLSAEDLCDLLEKEGEPISLSTIYRNLKLMARMGILRELELAEGQKRYEINQPAPHHHHHLICVRCNKTIEFKNDSVLKVGSKTADRSGYHILDCQLLIHGICPSCQRSIVPI
- a CDS encoding 16S rRNA (uracil(1498)-N(3))-methyltransferase; amino-acid sequence: MQRLMVEPDQVVADQLCLSSSQQHYLYRVLRLGTGQQFVALDGQGQQWIATLTAKPDMAAIAPLSLPSSSNQAPVTLAIALPKGSGFDDVVRQTTELGVSTLQPVISDRTLHQPNPKKLDRWQRIAAEATEQSERLLLPQILPPLPWRNYLKQVSEGSRWICVARGDAPHLLTVAQASDPTRPAVIATGPEGGWTEAEVEGAIAAGFQPVSLGPHILRAVTAPLAALTLVMAAHAQRKLEDI